One genomic window of Branchiostoma lanceolatum isolate klBraLanc5 chromosome 5, klBraLanc5.hap2, whole genome shotgun sequence includes the following:
- the LOC136435501 gene encoding tetratricopeptide repeat protein 28-like, protein MSPNTDVTGASKGQQSISYEEHLTTGDRALAAGKLDVAEDNFASGLKLIHDPNKPDRCKEAECLCRLGNVYVQCGKRTKEGRKFTQAAALYNAAMARSDRNKHSVTKRLQEIEKWFLHYGANVETKPVPYDSAVRHQKRLQDMRTRAKSQLEVINEQHNPYQYDEDDPVMITVEAERAEAVKALFKNIAKDRQSLIKDLVDECIVILGPPPCKYAFIGLGSQATELVTPYSDLEFAILIEDGKDNDVTRRYFLNLTHYLHLKVINLGETIIPSMAIPSLNDFPEKDWFFDSVTPRGFAFDGFMPWASKTPFGRDQTKTKPPVSLIQTPAKMAKFQRLDISLAEGYHLSDILRRVVFLTGEEALVTKYMTKLKGIITGNLLSCFQSRLSAQQILWENREQFSNFHPTGQLINVKKDIYRFPGIAVEVLALCCQITLASTWDVIDELKETGKVHEENATHLTVLTSISAELRLRTYLANGGQQDSMSPLTQMNYESKTQEIPDTTLNSVFHIPDIQVLFRYYCRAIPLKKCIPESLQVQQNKVLKTTILDTSHECRGRICSELLLFDRAKHHLEAALIDVGSDMIKRSGILDELGSLLAFFNDSKTKISINEESLRLRKKMYGNNAVRPEIAASLNNIATSWSHMCDYKKAMNYQEQSLSMQKTIYGDNTAQPDIALSLGNLGFLWRKLGDHKKAISYYKQSLTMQKTIYGDNTAHPDIAASLNSLGSSCSDLGDHKKAISYHEQSLTMRKTIYGNNTAHPYIAGSLNNLGASWGHLGDHNKAISYHEQSLTMQKTCYGDNAVHPHIAESLNNLGSSWSCFGDHKKAISYLKQSLTMMKTMYGDNAAHPDVAKTLNSLGTSWTKFGDHKKAIRYYEQSLTMKKTFYGDNTAHPDIAGSLNSLGFFWCELGDHKKAISYYEQSLIMMKTFYGDNIAHPHIAESLNNLGTSWSELGDRNKAISYYEQSLTMWKTISGDNTAHPYNAASLTNLGLSWSDLGDHKKAISYYEQSLIMKKTIYGDNTKHPDIAMLLYNLGCSWTNLGDHKKAISYYEQSLSMKKTIYGGNTAHSDIAQSLNNLGVSWSNLGDDTKAISYYEQSLTIRRTIYGDNTVHPDIAASLNNLGSSWSKLGDHEKAISYYEQSLTMWKTIYGDNKTHPDIAASLHDLGSSWHKLDDYKKAISYFEESLTMRITIYGDNAAHPDIAWSLNNLGSSWCQLGDHKKGISYFKQSLTMTKTVYGENTAHPDIATILNNLQLAWTKIGDHKRALQYNQESQSMQRALSA, encoded by the exons ATGTCACCCAACACTGATGTCACCGGTGCCTCAAAGGGTCAACAGTCTAT ATCGTACGAAGAGCACCTGACTACAGGGGACCGCGCACTGGCTGCTGGGAAGCTGGACGTGGCAGAAGATAACTTTGCGTCTGGCCTGAAACTGATTCACG ATCCTAACAAACCTGATCGATGTAAAGAGGCCGAATGTCTATGCAGACTGGGTAACGTCTACGTTCAGTGTGggaagagaacaaaagaaggtAGGAAATTCACACAGGCAGCAGCTCTGTACAACGCAGCCATGGCCAGATCTGACAGAAACAAACACAGTGTGACGAAAAGACTACAGGAGATAGAGAAATGGTTTCTCCATTACGGGGCGAATGTGGAAACAAAACCTGTTCCTTATGATTCGGCCGTACGCCATCAAAAGCGATTACAAGACATGCGTACGCGCGCTAAGTCACAACTAGAAGTCATTAATGAGCAACACAATCCGTACCAATACGACGAGGACGACCCAGTCATGATAACAGTCGAGGCTGAGAGAGCTGAAGCAGTCAAGGCTTTATTCAAGAATATCGCCAAGGATAGACAGAGTCTTATCAAAGACCTTGTTGATGAATGTATCGTCATACTCGGCCCTCCTCCATGTAAGTATGCTTTCATCGGGTTAGGCTCACAGGCAACAGAACTGGTCACACCCTACTCTGACCTGGAGTTCGCCATTCTGATTGAGGACGGAAAGGACAATGACGTCACACGGCGGTACTTCCTCAACCTCACGCACTACCTCCACTTGAAAGTCATCAACCTCGGAGAGACAATTATACCATCAATGGCCATCCCCTCACTTAACGATTTTCCAGAGAAAGACTGGTTCTTCGACTCTGTCACACCACGTGGATTTGCCTTCGACGGTTTCATGCCATGGGCTAGTAagactccatttggaagagacCAGACAAAGACCAAGCCTCCCGTCAGCCTTATCCAGACCCCTGCCAAAATGGCAAAGTTTCAGCGGCTAGACATTTCTCTGGCTGAAGGGTATCACCTGTCAGACATCCTCAGACGAGTTGTTTTCTTGACAGGGGAAGAGGCCCTCGTGACGAAGTATATGACAAAACTCAAGGGAATCATCACGGGTAATCTTCTCTCGTGTTTCCAATCCCGTCTGTCGGCTCAGCAAATCTTGTGGGAGAACAGGGAGCAGTTTTCTAACTTCCATCCTACCGGACAGCTAATAAACGTCAAGAAAGACATCTATCGCTTTCCAGGAATAGCCGTTGAAGTACTAGCTCTGTGCTGTCAGATCACCCTCGCTAGCACGTGGGATGTCATAGATGAATTAAAGGAAACGGGAAAGGTCCATGAAGAGAACGCCACCCACCTTACAGTACTAACCAGCATCTCGGCAGAGCTCAGGTTGAGAACATACCTAGCCAACGGGGGGCAGCAAGACAGTATGTCCCCACTTACCCAAATGAACTACGAGTCAAAAACACAAGAGATACCAGACACTACCCTGAATTCAGTATTCCACATTCCAGACATTCAAGTTCTATTTAGATACTACTGTAGGGCAATCCCTTTGAAGAAATGTATACCAGAGAGTTTGCAGGTCCAACAAAATAAAGTGTTGAAAACAACAATCTTAGACACCTCCCATGAATGTAGAGGTCGAATATGTAGCGAACTGCTTCTGTTTGATAGAGCCAAACACCACCTGGAAGCAGCATTAATAGATGTCGGTAGCGACATGATCAAACGTTCGGGAATACTTGACGAATTAGGAAGCCTCTTGGCCTTCTTTAATGATAGTAAAACAAAAATTAGCATCAATGAAGAGTCACTTAGGTTACgtaaaaaaatgtatggaaACAACGCGGTACGCCCGGAAATTGCCGCGTCACTGAATAACATTGCGACATCTTGGAGTCATATGTGTGATTACAAGAAAGCTATGAACTACCAAGAGCAGTCACTATCGATgcagaaaactatctatggagacaacacggcacagCCGGACATTGCTTTGTCACTAGGCAACCTGGGATTTTTGTGGAGGAAACTcggtgatcacaagaaagcaattagctactaTAAACAGTCATTAACGATgcagaaaactatctatggagacaacacggcacatccggacattgccgCATCACTGAACAGCCTTGGATCGTCCTGTAGTGATCTCGGTGATCACAAAAAGGCTATCAGCTACCACGAACAGTCACTAACGATgaggaaaactatctatggaaaTAACACGGCACATCCATACATTGCCGGGTCACTTAACAACCTTGGGGCGTCTTGGGGTCATCTTGGTGATCACAAtaaagcaatcagctaccatGAACAGTCATTAACGATGCAGAAAACTTGCTATGGAGACAACGCGGTACATCCGCATATTGCCGAGTCACTGAACAACCTTGGATCATCTTGGAGTTGTTTTggtgatcacaagaaagcaatcagctacttaAAACAGTCACTAACAATGATGAAAACTATGTATGGAGACAACGCGGCACATCCGGACGTTGCCAAAACACTGAACAGCCTTGGAACGTCTTGGACTAAATTTGGTGATCACAAGAAAGCTATCAGGtactatgaacagtcactaacaatgaagaaaactttctatggagacaacacggcacatccggacattgccgGGTCACTAAACAGCCTGGGATTCTTTTGGTGTGAACTcggtgatcacaagaaagctatcagctactacgaacagtcactaatAATGATGAAAACTTTCTATGGAGATAACATCGCACATCCGCACATTGCCGAGTCACTGAACAACCTTGGAACGTCTTGGAGTGAACTCGGTGATCGCAACAAAGCTATtagctactacgaacagtcactaacaATGTGGAAAACTATTTccggagacaacacggcacatccgtaCAATGCTGCGTCACTAACCAATCTTGGATTGTCGTGGAGTGATCTCGGTGATCACAAAAAAGCTATCAGCTACTACGAACAATCACtaataatgaagaaaactatctatggagacaacacgaaACATCCGGATATCGCCATGTTATTATACAACCTCGGATGTTCTTGGACCAATCTcggtgatcacaagaaagcaatcagctactacgaacagtcactatCGATGAAGAAAACTATTTATGGTGGCAACACGGCACATTCGGACATTGCCCAGTCACTAAATAACCTTGGAGTGTCTTGGAGTAATCTCGGTGATGATAcgaaagcaatcagctattaCGAACAGTCATTAACGATCAGGAgaactatctatggagacaacacggtcCATCCGGATATTGCCGCGTCATTAAACAACCTTGGATCGTCTTGGAGTAAGCTCGGTGATCAcgagaaagcaatcagctactacgaacagtcactaacaATGTGGAAAACTATCTATGGGGACAACAAGAcacatccggacattgccgCGTCACTACACGACCTTGGATCGTCTTGGCATAAACTCGATGAttacaagaaagcaatcagctacttcgAAGAGTCACTAACGATGAGGATAACTATCTATGGGGACAACGcggcacatccggacattgccTGGTCCCTAAATAACCTTGGATCATCTTGGTGTCAGCTCGGTGATCACAAGAAAGGAATCAGCTACTTTAAACAGTCACTGACGATGACAAAAACTGTCTATGGAGAGAACACGGCACACCCGGATATTGCCACGATACTTAACAACCTGCAATTAGCATGGACCAAAATTGGTGATCATAAAAGAGCACTGCAGTATAACCAAGAATCACAAAGTATGCAGAGGGCCCTCAGTGCCTGA